One Agrococcus jenensis genomic region harbors:
- a CDS encoding bifunctional [glutamine synthetase] adenylyltransferase/[glutamine synthetase]-adenylyl-L-tyrosine phosphorylase produces MRVPSPRVRLAQLGFREPSNAEACLAELPEALHGLVDECARSADPDTALQMLVRLERAGIDLGDVLDDAEARASLVRVLGGSLGIGEHLERHAEDLDVAARPAAPADAATYRASMLEAVAAEDGATTMPRDRAVSAMRGRYRRHLTELVAWDLRLDDPADFVHVVSAALADLAAAALEAGLAIARSAARERFGADADRVRLAIIGMGKAGARELNYISDVDVIWVHEADDLEDPRATQVATLLARETAAACSQFQAAPPLWEVDSNLRPEGKDGALTRTLASHVAYYDRWAKSWEFQALLKARFLAGDEALGAAYEASVRSKVWESSSREGFVESVQRMRERVTEHIPADEVGRQLKLGPGGLRDVEFTVQLLQLVHGADDASLRQRGTLEALDALAARGTIGRADRLEFGAHYRFLRVLEHRIQFWRMRRTHLMPLGEDDLRRLARAARLADADVLERQWQATRRAVRSLHERLFYRPLLGAMASLGHEDVRLSPEHAMRRLQASGYVDGKGALAHIGELTAGVSRRAQIQRLLLPVLLGWFAEGADPDMGLLAFRRLSEALGESPWFLRMLRDSPVAAQRLSHLLSSSRLIASLMERIPEAASWLDSDEQLRPRSEAALRDETAAVLARHQDPDAVRQALRSLRRREHLRIAMASALQRIDESAVGAALSGMAAALVDAAIRLHRPEGLELATITMGRTGGREIGFGSDIDVLHVARGEGDAIAAATAVIRRVQETLADPTLPFELDAGLRPEGRQGPLVRTVESYRAYYERWSEPWEAQALLRARPFAGDEGLAAELMAVIDERRYPRDFPASSVREVRRIKARVEAERLPQNADRRRHLKLGDGALSDVEWLVQLLQLRHAGRLPSLRTPSTLEALAAAAREELLSDRDVEVLREAWQLATRIRNGLALARARTIDLLPVDRGELEAVARLVGMPSGSARDLEEHYLAATRRARRVFERRFYED; encoded by the coding sequence ATGCGCGTCCCGTCTCCCCGGGTGCGGCTCGCCCAGCTCGGCTTCCGGGAGCCGAGCAACGCGGAGGCGTGCCTGGCGGAGCTGCCGGAGGCGCTGCACGGGCTCGTCGACGAGTGCGCGCGCTCCGCCGATCCCGACACGGCGCTGCAGATGCTCGTGCGGCTCGAGCGCGCCGGCATCGACCTGGGCGACGTGCTCGACGACGCCGAGGCGCGCGCGTCGCTCGTGCGCGTGCTCGGCGGCTCGCTCGGGATCGGGGAGCACCTCGAGCGGCATGCCGAGGACCTCGACGTCGCCGCGCGGCCCGCGGCGCCCGCCGATGCCGCGACCTACCGCGCGAGCATGCTCGAGGCCGTCGCGGCCGAGGACGGCGCCACGACGATGCCGCGCGACCGCGCCGTCTCGGCGATGCGCGGCCGCTACCGGCGCCACCTCACCGAGCTCGTCGCCTGGGACCTCCGCCTCGACGACCCCGCCGACTTCGTGCACGTGGTCTCCGCGGCGCTCGCCGACCTCGCCGCGGCCGCCCTCGAGGCCGGCCTCGCGATCGCGCGCTCGGCGGCGCGGGAGCGCTTCGGCGCGGACGCCGACAGGGTGCGGCTCGCGATCATCGGCATGGGCAAGGCGGGCGCGCGCGAGCTCAACTACATCAGCGACGTCGACGTCATCTGGGTGCACGAGGCCGACGACCTCGAGGATCCGCGCGCCACGCAGGTCGCGACGCTGCTCGCGCGCGAGACGGCCGCCGCGTGCTCGCAGTTCCAGGCTGCGCCGCCGCTGTGGGAGGTCGACAGCAACCTGCGGCCGGAGGGCAAGGACGGCGCGCTCACGCGCACGCTCGCATCCCACGTCGCCTACTACGACCGGTGGGCGAAGTCGTGGGAGTTCCAGGCGCTGCTCAAGGCGCGGTTCCTCGCCGGCGACGAGGCGCTCGGCGCGGCTTACGAGGCGTCGGTGCGGTCGAAGGTGTGGGAGTCGTCGAGCCGCGAGGGCTTCGTGGAGTCGGTGCAGCGGATGCGCGAGCGCGTCACCGAGCACATCCCGGCCGACGAGGTGGGACGGCAGCTGAAGCTCGGGCCCGGCGGCCTGCGCGACGTGGAGTTCACGGTGCAGCTGCTGCAGCTCGTGCACGGCGCCGACGACGCGTCGCTCCGCCAGCGCGGCACGCTCGAGGCGCTCGACGCCCTCGCCGCGCGAGGCACGATCGGCCGCGCGGACCGGCTCGAGTTCGGCGCCCACTACCGGTTCCTGCGCGTGCTCGAGCACCGCATCCAGTTCTGGCGCATGCGCCGCACGCACCTCATGCCGCTCGGCGAGGACGACCTGCGCCGGCTCGCGCGGGCCGCGCGGCTCGCCGACGCCGACGTGCTCGAGCGGCAGTGGCAGGCCACGCGCCGCGCGGTGCGCTCGCTGCACGAGCGGCTCTTCTACCGGCCGCTGCTCGGCGCGATGGCGTCGCTCGGCCACGAGGACGTGCGGCTGAGCCCCGAGCACGCCATGCGGCGCCTGCAGGCCTCCGGTTACGTCGACGGCAAGGGCGCGCTCGCGCACATCGGCGAGCTCACCGCGGGCGTCAGCCGTCGCGCGCAGATCCAGCGCCTCCTCCTGCCCGTCCTGCTCGGCTGGTTCGCCGAGGGCGCCGATCCCGACATGGGGCTGCTCGCCTTCCGGCGGCTGAGCGAGGCGCTGGGGGAGAGCCCCTGGTTCCTGCGGATGCTGCGCGACTCACCCGTCGCGGCGCAGCGCCTCAGCCACCTGCTCTCGTCGTCGCGCCTCATCGCCTCGCTCATGGAGCGCATCCCCGAGGCCGCCTCGTGGCTCGACAGCGACGAGCAGCTGCGCCCCCGCAGCGAGGCCGCGCTGCGCGACGAGACGGCGGCCGTGCTCGCGCGGCACCAGGACCCGGATGCTGTGCGGCAGGCGCTGCGCTCGCTGCGCCGCCGCGAGCACCTGCGCATCGCGATGGCGAGCGCGCTGCAGCGCATCGACGAGAGTGCCGTCGGCGCCGCGCTGAGCGGCATGGCGGCGGCGCTCGTCGACGCGGCGATCCGGCTCCACCGGCCTGAGGGGCTCGAGCTCGCGACGATCACGATGGGCCGCACGGGCGGTCGCGAGATCGGCTTCGGGAGCGACATCGACGTGCTGCACGTGGCGCGCGGCGAGGGCGACGCGATCGCGGCGGCGACCGCCGTCATCCGCCGCGTGCAGGAGACGCTCGCCGACCCGACGCTGCCGTTCGAGCTGGATGCTGGGCTGCGGCCCGAGGGCAGGCAGGGACCGCTCGTGCGGACCGTCGAGAGCTACCGCGCCTACTACGAGCGCTGGTCGGAGCCGTGGGAGGCGCAGGCGCTGCTGCGCGCGCGGCCGTTCGCGGGCGACGAGGGGCTCGCGGCCGAGCTCATGGCGGTCATCGACGAGCGCCGGTACCCGCGCGACTTCCCCGCGTCGTCGGTGCGCGAGGTGCGTCGCATCAAGGCGCGCGTCGAGGCCGAGCGGCTGCCGCAGAACGCGGATCGCAGGCGCCACCTGAAGCTCGGCGACGGCGCGCTCAGCGACGTCGAGTGGCTCGTGCAGCTGCTGCAGCTGCGCCACGCGGGACGCCTGCCGAGCCTCAGGACGCCGTCGACGCTCGAGGCGCTCGCCGCCGCCGCCCGCGAGGAGCTGCTCTCGGACCGCGATGTCGAGGTGCTGCGGGAGGCGTGGCAGCTCGCCACCCGCATCCGCAACGGGCTCGCGCTCGCTCGTGCGCGCACGATCGACCTCCTGCCGGTCGACCGCGGCGAGCTCGAGGCGGTCGCGCGGCTCGTCGGGATGCCGTCGGGCTCGGCTCGCGACCTGGAGGAGCACTACCTCGCCGCGACCCGGCGCGCCCGCCGCGTCTTCGAGCGCCGCTTCTACGAGGACTGA
- the sucB gene encoding 2-oxoglutarate dehydrogenase, E2 component, dihydrolipoamide succinyltransferase, whose translation MTDIQLPALGESVTEGTITRWLKAVGDEVAVDEPIVEVSTDKVDTEVPSPVAGTLTEILAEEDDTVDVGAVIARIGDAGDAPAQDAPAEEAPAAEAATAGTDSEADQEADDESAAEAQDSPSQQADAAQASQQQADPVAQAQDTDQAEISPTETQEAGTKPSGGGAEITLPALGESVTEGTITRWLKAVGDTVEVDEPIVEVSTDKVDTEVPSPVAGTITEILANEDDTVDVGAVIARIGDAGSEPAPAPAADEPSEQASGAQPVPAEDDVIPGAGTEEVGVEQEEIAKEAIAEEAPKQEAPKQEAPKQEAPKQAPAAPSQPKAPAAPAPKAAPAAPAPSAAPSAPTGGSPYVTPIVRKLANEKGVDLASLTGTGVGGRIRKEDVLAAAESAAQAPAAEAAPSQAPAEVEVSPLRGTTAPMSRLRKVVAKRAVESMQTLAQLTTVVEVDVTKVAQLREAKKAAFQQETGSKLTFLPFFTQAAVQALKSHPLINSTDDGEQITYPATENLAMAVDTERGLLTPVIRDASSKSIRELTAEIADLAQRTRDNKLSPDELAGGTFTLTNTGSRGALFDTPVVFQPQRAILGVGTVVKRPVVVSVDGQDSIAIRSMVYLALSYDHRIIDGADAARYLGQVKARLESGAFEV comes from the coding sequence ATGACTGACATCCAGCTCCCCGCACTGGGCGAGAGCGTCACCGAGGGCACGATCACCCGCTGGCTCAAGGCGGTGGGCGACGAGGTCGCCGTCGACGAGCCCATCGTCGAGGTCTCGACCGACAAGGTCGACACCGAGGTGCCGTCGCCGGTCGCCGGCACGCTCACCGAGATCCTCGCCGAGGAGGACGACACCGTCGACGTCGGCGCCGTCATCGCGCGCATCGGCGACGCGGGCGACGCTCCGGCGCAGGACGCGCCCGCCGAGGAGGCCCCGGCCGCCGAGGCCGCCACCGCCGGCACCGACAGCGAGGCCGACCAGGAGGCCGACGACGAGTCGGCCGCCGAGGCGCAGGACTCGCCGTCGCAGCAGGCCGACGCAGCGCAGGCGTCGCAGCAGCAGGCCGACCCCGTCGCGCAGGCCCAGGACACCGACCAGGCTGAGATCTCGCCGACCGAGACGCAGGAGGCGGGCACGAAGCCGTCCGGCGGCGGTGCCGAGATCACGCTCCCCGCGCTCGGCGAGAGCGTCACCGAGGGCACGATCACGCGCTGGCTCAAGGCCGTCGGCGACACCGTCGAGGTCGACGAGCCCATCGTCGAGGTCTCGACCGACAAGGTCGACACCGAGGTGCCGTCGCCGGTCGCCGGCACGATCACCGAGATCCTGGCGAACGAGGACGACACCGTGGACGTCGGCGCCGTGATCGCGCGCATCGGCGACGCCGGCAGCGAGCCGGCCCCCGCGCCGGCCGCCGACGAGCCGTCCGAGCAGGCGTCCGGTGCCCAGCCGGTCCCCGCCGAGGACGACGTGATCCCGGGCGCCGGCACCGAAGAGGTGGGCGTCGAGCAGGAGGAGATCGCCAAGGAGGCGATCGCCGAGGAGGCCCCCAAGCAGGAGGCGCCGAAGCAGGAGGCTCCGAAGCAGGAGGCGCCGAAGCAGGCGCCTGCCGCGCCCTCGCAGCCGAAGGCTCCCGCGGCCCCCGCGCCGAAGGCCGCTCCGGCAGCACCCGCGCCGTCCGCAGCTCCCTCGGCACCGACGGGCGGCTCGCCGTACGTCACGCCGATCGTGCGCAAGCTCGCGAACGAGAAGGGCGTCGACCTGGCGTCCCTCACCGGGACGGGCGTGGGCGGCCGCATCCGCAAGGAGGACGTGCTCGCCGCAGCTGAGTCCGCAGCCCAGGCTCCGGCCGCCGAGGCGGCGCCGTCGCAGGCGCCCGCCGAGGTCGAGGTCTCGCCGCTCCGCGGCACGACCGCGCCGATGTCGCGCCTCCGCAAGGTGGTCGCGAAGCGCGCGGTCGAGTCGATGCAGACGCTCGCCCAGCTCACGACGGTCGTCGAGGTCGACGTGACGAAGGTCGCGCAGCTCCGCGAGGCCAAGAAGGCGGCGTTCCAGCAGGAGACCGGCAGCAAGCTCACCTTCCTGCCGTTCTTCACGCAGGCCGCCGTGCAGGCGCTCAAGTCGCACCCGCTCATCAACTCGACGGACGACGGTGAGCAGATCACCTACCCGGCCACCGAGAACCTGGCGATGGCGGTCGACACCGAGCGCGGCCTGCTGACCCCGGTCATCCGCGACGCGAGCTCGAAGAGCATCCGCGAGCTGACGGCCGAGATCGCGGACCTCGCGCAGCGCACGCGCGACAACAAGCTGAGCCCGGACGAGCTCGCCGGCGGCACCTTCACGCTGACGAACACGGGCTCGCGCGGCGCGCTGTTCGACACCCCCGTGGTCTTCCAGCCGCAGCGCGCCATCCTCGGCGTCGGCACGGTCGTGAAGCGCCCGGTCGTCGTGTCGGTCGACGGGCAGGACTCGATCGCCATCCGCTCGATGGTGTACCTGGCCCTGTCGTACGACCACCGCATCATCGACGGTGCCGACGCGGCCCGCTACCTGGGACAGGTCAAGGCGCGCCTGGAGTCGGGCGCCTTCGAGGTCTAG
- a CDS encoding DMT family transporter — translation MTSQPAHIATASGTLWGLSGVVAFSFTVIFTRIAVDELDPLFVGAARAVVAAAIAGAVLVATRQRLPSGAQWARLAIVAGGVVVGFPLLTSYALTTAPASHGAIVIALLPAATAIAAVLRLRERPGVVFWIAAAVGAVAAAVFASLGNGGFGTIRPSDVLLLAAVAAAAIGYAEGGVLSRELGAWQTISWALVVVSPLTICLTAASATIDPPHAGASSWLALAYLAIVSMFLGFIAWYRGLAIGPMTQVSQLQLVQPVLTLAWAAVILGEPLSLPTVLGGVTVIACAAVAVRARQRPLRAQVAGAGRDGRPLRHTRSGRPVAARE, via the coding sequence ATGACGAGTCAGCCGGCACACATCGCGACGGCGTCCGGCACCCTCTGGGGGCTGTCCGGTGTCGTTGCGTTCTCGTTCACCGTCATCTTCACGCGTATCGCGGTGGACGAGCTCGATCCGCTCTTCGTCGGTGCTGCTCGCGCAGTCGTCGCGGCGGCGATCGCTGGCGCCGTGCTCGTCGCCACCCGTCAGCGCCTCCCGAGCGGAGCGCAGTGGGCACGGTTGGCGATCGTCGCCGGTGGCGTGGTCGTCGGGTTCCCGCTGCTCACCTCCTACGCGCTCACCACCGCGCCCGCGAGCCATGGCGCGATCGTCATCGCGCTGCTGCCTGCCGCGACCGCCATCGCGGCGGTCCTGCGCCTTCGCGAACGGCCGGGAGTCGTGTTCTGGATCGCCGCCGCCGTCGGCGCGGTCGCGGCTGCCGTCTTCGCCTCGCTCGGCAACGGGGGCTTCGGGACCATCCGACCGTCGGACGTGCTCCTGCTCGCAGCGGTGGCAGCCGCGGCGATCGGCTATGCCGAGGGCGGCGTGCTCTCGCGCGAGCTCGGTGCTTGGCAGACCATCTCCTGGGCGCTCGTCGTCGTGTCGCCGTTGACGATCTGCCTCACCGCCGCTTCCGCGACGATCGATCCTCCCCACGCGGGCGCATCCAGCTGGCTCGCGCTCGCGTACCTCGCGATCGTGAGCATGTTCCTGGGCTTCATCGCCTGGTACCGCGGGCTCGCGATCGGGCCCATGACGCAGGTGAGCCAGCTCCAGCTCGTGCAGCCCGTCCTGACGCTCGCTTGGGCCGCGGTCATCCTCGGCGAGCCACTGAGCCTGCCGACAGTCCTGGGCGGGGTGACCGTGATCGCCTGCGCCGCCGTGGCAGTGCGCGCACGCCAGCGCCCGCTGCGCGCGCAGGTCGCGGGCGCTGGCCGGGATGGCAGGCCTCTGCGGCACACGCGGTCGGGACGGCCGGTCGCCGCCCGCGAGTGA
- a CDS encoding zinc-ribbon domain-containing protein, which yields MFFIFGFGAKQQDLGPGETRTCMRCHNTTVWGRTRESKQLTLFFIPLARWGRREYEVCGICGNAVAV from the coding sequence ATGTTCTTCATCTTCGGCTTCGGCGCCAAGCAGCAGGACCTCGGCCCCGGCGAGACCCGCACGTGCATGCGCTGCCACAACACCACGGTCTGGGGCCGCACGCGCGAATCGAAGCAGTTAACGCTCTTCTTCATCCCGCTCGCCCGCTGGGGCCGCCGCGAGTACGAGGTCTGCGGCATCTGCGGCAACGCCGTCGCGGTCTGA
- a CDS encoding DUF4191 domain-containing protein: MARDSEKEPGRLKTMWSIFEMTRRNDRLALPLLLAAFFGPIVIITVLAIVFRQDTLFLILWIISGVLIGLMLMMMTLTWRAEKIAFAQIEGRPGAVGAVLKNGLRGNWTTSEMPVGVNPRTQDAVYRAVGKPGVVLIAEGPRERLSRLLGEEKRKVKRIVPNVPIHVIEIGPDSELELRKLTRAMRRLKRTLSRAEVMAVANRLTSLGQASLPIPRGIDPRRVRPGRPR; this comes from the coding sequence ATGGCACGCGACAGCGAGAAGGAGCCCGGCAGGCTCAAGACGATGTGGTCCATCTTCGAGATGACCCGCAGGAACGACCGGCTCGCGCTGCCGCTGCTGCTGGCGGCGTTCTTCGGCCCCATCGTGATCATCACGGTGCTCGCGATCGTCTTCCGCCAGGACACGCTCTTCCTGATCCTCTGGATCATCAGCGGCGTGCTCATCGGCCTGATGCTCATGATGATGACGCTCACGTGGCGTGCCGAGAAGATCGCGTTCGCGCAGATCGAGGGCCGCCCCGGCGCGGTCGGCGCCGTGCTGAAGAACGGCCTGCGCGGCAACTGGACGACGAGCGAGATGCCCGTGGGCGTCAACCCGCGCACGCAGGACGCCGTCTACCGCGCTGTCGGCAAGCCCGGCGTCGTGCTCATCGCCGAGGGCCCGCGCGAGCGACTGTCGCGCCTGCTCGGCGAGGAGAAGCGCAAGGTCAAGCGCATCGTGCCGAACGTGCCGATCCACGTCATCGAGATCGGCCCCGACTCCGAGCTCGAGCTGCGCAAGCTCACGCGCGCCATGCGGCGCCTCAAGCGCACGCTCAGCCGGGCAGAGGTGATGGCCGTCGCGAACCGCCTCACCTCCCTCGGCCAGGCGAGCCTGCCCATCCCGAGGGGCATCGATCCCCGCCGTGTGCGGCCCGGTCGCCCCCGCTGA
- the glnA gene encoding type I glutamate--ammonia ligase translates to MFKDSSEVLAYIKAEEVRFLDIRFTDLPGVQQHFNIPASTVDEEFFTVGQLFDGSSIRGFANIHESDMQLIPDVTTAYVDPFREHKTLVMIFDIYNPRTGEIYHRDPRQVAHKAEQYLASTGIADTAFFAPEAEFYVFDDVRYSVTQNQSFHSVDSEEGAWNSGRVEEGGNLGNKTPYKGGYFPVSPVDKQADLRDDIVLKLEGIGLQVERSHHEVGTGGQAEINYRFNTMVKAADEILAFKYIVKNTAEQWGKTATFMPKPLFGDNGSGMHTHQSLWLDGKPLFFDENGYGNLSDLARWYIGGLLAHAPAVLAFTNPSINSYRRLVKGFEAPVNLVYSAGNRSAAVRIPITGSNPKAKRIEFRAPDGASNPYLAFAAQMMAGLDGIKNRIEPHEPVDKDLYELPPEEAKDIPQVPGTLEEALVALEQDHEFLLEGNVFTKDLIDTWVAMKRESEILPMALRPHPFEFELYYGV, encoded by the coding sequence ATGTTCAAGGATTCGTCCGAGGTCCTCGCCTACATCAAGGCAGAGGAGGTGCGCTTCCTCGACATCCGCTTCACGGACCTGCCGGGTGTGCAGCAGCACTTCAACATCCCCGCGTCCACGGTCGACGAGGAGTTCTTCACCGTCGGCCAGCTGTTCGACGGCTCGTCGATCCGCGGCTTCGCGAACATCCACGAGTCCGACATGCAGCTCATCCCGGATGTGACGACGGCCTACGTCGACCCCTTCCGCGAGCACAAGACGCTCGTCATGATCTTCGACATCTACAACCCGCGCACCGGTGAGATCTACCACCGCGACCCGCGGCAGGTCGCGCACAAGGCCGAGCAGTACCTGGCCTCGACCGGGATCGCCGACACCGCGTTCTTCGCCCCCGAGGCGGAGTTCTACGTCTTCGACGACGTGCGCTACTCGGTCACGCAGAACCAGTCGTTCCACTCGGTCGACTCCGAGGAGGGCGCCTGGAACTCGGGTCGCGTCGAGGAGGGCGGCAACCTGGGCAACAAGACGCCCTACAAGGGCGGCTACTTCCCCGTCTCGCCGGTCGACAAGCAGGCCGACCTCCGCGACGACATCGTCCTGAAGCTCGAGGGCATCGGCCTGCAGGTCGAGCGCAGCCACCACGAGGTGGGCACCGGCGGCCAGGCCGAGATCAACTACCGCTTCAACACGATGGTCAAGGCGGCCGACGAGATCCTCGCCTTCAAGTACATCGTGAAGAACACGGCCGAGCAGTGGGGCAAGACGGCCACGTTCATGCCGAAGCCGCTCTTCGGCGACAACGGCTCGGGCATGCACACGCACCAGTCGCTGTGGCTCGACGGCAAGCCGCTCTTCTTCGACGAGAACGGCTACGGCAACCTCTCCGACCTCGCTCGCTGGTACATCGGCGGCCTGCTCGCGCACGCCCCCGCGGTGCTCGCGTTCACGAACCCGTCGATCAACTCGTACCGCCGCCTCGTGAAGGGCTTCGAGGCGCCGGTCAACCTGGTCTACTCGGCCGGCAACCGCTCGGCGGCCGTCCGCATCCCGATCACGGGCTCGAACCCCAAGGCGAAGCGCATCGAGTTCCGCGCTCCCGACGGCGCCTCGAACCCGTACCTCGCCTTCGCTGCGCAGATGATGGCCGGCCTCGACGGCATCAAGAACCGCATCGAGCCGCACGAGCCCGTCGACAAGGACCTCTACGAGCTGCCTCCTGAGGAGGCCAAGGACATCCCCCAGGTGCCCGGCACGCTCGAGGAGGCGCTCGTCGCGCTGGAGCAGGACCACGAGTTCCTGCTCGAGGGCAACGTGTTCACGAAGGACCTCATCGACACCTGGGTCGCGATGAAGCGCGAGTCCGAGATCCTGCCGATGGCGCTCCGTCCGCACCCGTTCGAGTTCGAGCTCTACTACGGGGTCTGA
- a CDS encoding three-helix bundle dimerization domain-containing protein, protein MTTNIDREEVIVQVSGKLEASHPDWDAAEIERVAREELAAIADSPVQDFLLVLTERATRKRLKTRVDERRA, encoded by the coding sequence GTGACGACGAACATCGACCGCGAAGAGGTCATCGTGCAGGTCAGCGGGAAGCTGGAGGCTTCGCACCCGGATTGGGACGCGGCGGAGATCGAGCGGGTGGCGCGCGAGGAGCTGGCGGCGATCGCGGACAGCCCCGTGCAGGACTTCCTGCTCGTGCTGACCGAGCGGGCGACGAGGAAGCGGCTGAAGACGCGCGTCGACGAGCGCCGAGCCTAG